Genomic window (Candidatus Binatia bacterium):
GATCAGGCCCTTCTCGGCGAGGACGCGCACGGAGTCGCTGATGGTCGGCAGCGTGAGTCCGAGGCGGCGCGAGAGCTCGGTGGCGCTCTGCGGGCCGTCGGTCGCGAGCGTGGCGAGGATCTGGCCCTGGGTCGGCGACAGGCCCTCGTCGCTCGCCTGCAGCCAGGTCTGCTGCTTCATCGCGAGCCCGAGCTTGTGCAGCGCGGTGACGATGCGCTGCTCGAGCGGCTGCTGCGCGGCGTCGGGCGGCGGGGCGGGGCGTCGCGGCATGCGCGACAAGTATATTAGGAGTCCGAACTAGTCAAGCGACCGCGCCGACCGCTCACGTGCTTTCGAGGTCGCCGCGGCGGCGACGCCGATCACGACGCCAATGCTCGGTCCTCTGCTGCGGCTGGCACGCCGACGTTCGCCCGTTCGCGGAGCGCGAACGCCGAAATCCCACGGATCGTCCCGTGCGCTCGAAGCCGCGCACGCCGGCGCCGGCGTCGAGCGCGACGCGGCCGGTGCGCTGGTAGGTGTCGAGCAGCGCGGCGACGCGGGCCCGCCAGGCGCTGGCGCGCGACGACGACGGCTCGGCCTCGCGCTGCGCGACGACGCCCATCGTCAAGTACTGGTGCGGCGCGCCGCCGCCCGCGGGCGCGGCGTCGCTGAACCACGCGTGCCCTTCGCGACGCAACCGCAAGAGCGTGGCAAGCGTCGCGGGTTCGCTCGTGTAGCGGCCGAACGGCACCGGCTCGAGCAGCAGCTCGCGCAGCGCGAAGCCGCGCGCCTGCAGCCGCGCGATCACCTGCAGCGGATCGCTCAGCGAGCCGAACAGCAGCGCGAGCCCGCGCACCGAGCCCGGCACGCCGTCGACGATCGCATCGAGGATCGAGGTGCCACGCGGTCCGCCGTCGACCGCGGAGCCGCGGCCGCCGGGAACGTACGGCGGGTTCGATACCACGAGATCGACGTCGCCGATCGCGAACCGTCCGCTGACGACGTCGCGCCAGCTCGCGTGGTGTGCGGACACGCGACCGTCGAGCCTGCTGCGAAGGATGTTCGCGTGCGCGCGGGCGACGTTCTCGCGGATCAGATCGACGCCGACCACGCGCGCCGCTCCGGCGCGAGCGGCCTCGAGCGTCGGCGTGCCGACGCCGCAGCCGACGTCGAGCACGTGCCGTGCGCCGAGGTGTCGCACCGCGCGGTAGACGAGCTCGCCGAAGAGCCTGGTTTCGAGAGCGTCGTCGAGCGTCGCGCGAAACGCGTCGGACGTGCGGTCGTCCTCCGGAGGCGGCGGCTCGAACCTGTCACGCCATCCCACCTGGAACGTCATGACGGCGCTCCCGCGCGCGTCGCCGCGCGACACTCGCGCGCCGTCGCCGCGCCGGCGAGTCCTTCCACCAGTCGTTGCTGCTCGTAGCCGAGCAGCAGCTCGTGCCGTCGTTCGGGGAAACGCTCGCACAGTGGCTGCACGACCTGCTCGACCATCCACGCGCCGTGACGCCGATCCTCGCGGATGTGCAGCGCCCAGTAGTCGTCGTGCCCGTCGGAGAGGCCGAGCCGCGCTGCGGCGCGCGCGTAGCCCTGGAAGCTCGCCGGCGTCGACACCTCCGTGAAGGTGAAGGCGCCGCAGAAGCGCAGGTAGAGCTGCTTGCGCTCGGCGAGCGTGAACGCGTGGTTGATCGCGCCGAGCACCTGCCAGGGGACGGAGTCGAGGTACGCCTCGGGCGTTGCGTCCATCCCTTGGTCCTCGAGCATGCGCGCGAAGAACGTCGAGTGCTTCTTCTTCGGCAGGCCGTTGCCGTACTCCTCGAGAAAGATGCGCGTGAGCGTGCTCTGCACGGGGCTCGGCGCGCCGCCGAGCGCACGCGAGAGCTGGCTCGCCTCGACGAGCCCGTTCACCGACGCGATCTCGAGCAGCCGACGGTAGCCGCCGAGGTCGATCTCCTCGGCGAAGAAGCGCTGGTCCGCGGTGTCGGACGGCGTCGCGTCGCGCTCGGCGCGCGTGCGGATCGCTTCGGGCGGGTCGTCGTCGGCGACCGCGTCCGACGGCACCCGCTGCAGGAGCCAGCGCTGCCACGGCGTTTCGAGCGCCTCGTGCAGCCGCGCGAGCGTGACGGAATTCTCATTGACGTAGCGCCCGGGGTCGTCGAACCAGTAGAGCTCGAGGCGATTGAGCTCGTAGAGCGCGCGCTGCACGCAGGCGCGCGCCCGCTCGGTCCGGTCGTCGGCAACGTCGTCTGGAACGGACCACGCGCGCTCGCTCTCGTGCGCGAGATCGCTCTGCAGGGCGCCGGCGATGCAGGAGTCGCGGCGGGCGCGCACGTCGAGGTCGGGGGTCGAGATCAGCGCGCGGACCCTCTCCGCGGTCTCGGTGACGGCGCTGCGGTGCTCGATCGACATTCGAATCCTTTCGCAAGCTGCGCGCTGGGCGCGGCTCTGGCCTTTGCGGTGACGAACCGGATGCAACCGCCGTCCGCTCGGTATGTCGCTCGACCTGACGATCTCGCCGAGTCGGGCGACTCCCTCGACGTTCGAAAGAACTTCGTCGCGGCGTGTAAGGCTTGCTCTTCTCTGTCGCGAAAACGCCTGCCCGCTCGCCGGACGACGGCTCGTCGTGGGTTCAGTGCAAGTCGGCGGCCACAGCGGGCGAGCGCCGTGCCCTCATTCGAGGCAGCGACGTTCGAGGTGGCGCGGTCGCTGAAGAGCGGTCGCGGCCGCGCCATGTCACACCGCACCGCGGCATCTCGTCTTCGCGTCGGACGTACTAGAGAAGGAGGCGACGATGACGCTGCCGTCAGATCAGCAGGACGCCGCCGCGACGTTCGATCCGCTGCGGCCGATGCTCGTGCGCGTCGCGTACCGCATGCTCGGCTCGGTCGCGGACGCGGAGGACGTCGTGCAGGAGGCGTTCCTGCGCTGGCTCGACACCGACCGCGCCGCCGTGCGCGAGCCCGAGGCGTTCCTGCGCCGCGTGGTGACGCGGCTCTGCCTCGACGTGCTGAAGTCCGCGCGCCACCGGCGCGAGACGTACGTCGGGCCGTGGCTGCCCGAGCCGATCGTGCAGGACGTCGACCCTGCGGGGCAGGGCGAGGTCGAGGACGTGACGCTGCCGCTGCTGCTCGCGCTCGAGCGCCTGTCGCCGCTCGAGCGGGCGGCGTTCCTGCTGCACGACGTCTTCGGCGTCGGCTTCGAGGAGATCGCGGAGACCATCGGCCGCGACCCCGCCGCATGCCGCCAGCTCGCGAGCCGGGCGCGCGCGCACGTGCGCGCGGCGCGGCCGCGCTTCGCGGTGTCGCGCGAGCGTGGGCTCGAGATCGCGCAGGCGTTCTTCGCCGCGTCGCGCTCGGGCGACATGGAGCGCCTGCGGACGCTGCTCGCGGCGGACGTCACCGCGCAGGCGGACGGCGGCGGCCGGATCCCTGCCTCGACGCACACCTTCGTCGGGCGCGACGAGGTGCTGCGGCTGCACGAGACGCTGGCGGCGCTCTTCGCGGCGCAGCCGTCGCGGCTCGTGCGCTACGGCCTGATCAACGGTCTGCCGGGCTTCGTCTCGATCGAGCAGGGCGACGTCCTGCAGACCACCGCGTTGCAGGTCGAGGACGGCAAGATCGTCGCGATCTACGTCGTGCGCAATCCCGACAAGCTGCGGCACCTCGGAGGGGATGGTCATGTCGTTCACTGAGGTGGCAGGTCTTGCGCGCGACGCGCGCGTGCGGGTCGCGGTGGTCTACCACAGCGGGTTCGGACACACGGCGCGTCAAGCAACGGCGGTCGCGGCCGGCGTCGAGCAGGTCGCGGGCGCGCGGGCGCTGCTGCTGACCGTCGAGGAGGCGGTCACGCGCTGGGACGACCTCGAGGCCGCCGACGCGATCGTCTTCGGCGCGCCGACCTACATGGGCGGCCCGTCGGCCGCGTTCCAGGCGTTCGCCGAGGCCACGTCGCGTCCCGTGCTCGCGCGCGGCATGCGCTGGCGCGACAAGGTCGCCGCGGGCTTCACCAACTCCGGCTCGAGCGCGGGCGACAAGCTCGCGACGCTGGTGCAGATCGCGCTCTTCGCGGCGCAGCACGGGATGCACTGGGTGAGCCTCGGCGTGGCGCCGACCGGGCGGGCGTCGACGGCGACGGACGACGAGGTGAACCGGCTCGGCTTCTGGCTCGGCGCGGCGGCGCAGTCGAACATCGACCAGGGTCCGGACGCCGCGCCGCCGGAGGCGGATCTCGAGACCGCGCGGGTGCTCGGCAGGCGGGTGGCGGAGGTGGCGCTGCAGCTCGCGCGCGGGCGGGAGAGCGAGCGGCGCGCCGTGGCCTGAGCGCGCGAACGGACAGGCGAGCGTCGCGCGGTGGCCTGAGCTCGAGAATGGGCAGGTGACGTCGCGCGGTTGCCTGAGCGACCGAGCGGCTACGCGGCGTCAGTCAACCGCTGTCTCACGGGCGCTGTACCGTGCGTGTCTCGAGCCGCCGCGTTTGCGGTGGCGGAAAGGAGACACGCCGATGCTGTCGCATCGCACGCAGGCTTTCGCTTCGCTCGCCCTCGGGCTGCTTGTCGCCGCCGCCGTCCTGCTGCCGCTCGACGCCGGCTCGTGGTGGGTCGGTCGCGCGGAGGCCGGCACGTACTGTACGAGCCGCGGCAACGCCACGTACTGCGACGACGGCACGACGTTCCACCAGTACGGCAACTACATCCGCTCGAACCGCGGCAAGAGCTGGCACCGCTACGGCTCGCACGTCTACGGCAGCGACGGCTCGTGGTACGCCGACCACGGCGACAGCGTGACGTCGTACTCGAAGCGTCGCCCGAGCGCGCTCGAGTCGCGCATCGTCCCCGAGGGGCTGTTCGGCCGCGGTGCGCGCAAGGACAAGTGAGGTGGGCGGCTTCTTCTGGGTGTTCTCCGGCCGCTGGGGCGACCCCGTGATGTGCTGGACCGAGCGCGAGGCCGAGGAGGTCGCGCGTCAGATCCTGGAGGAGGACCCGAGCGTCGCGCGGGTCGAGATCCGGTACGTCGGCAACCTGCTGCGGGTGATCGAGCGCGACGACTGACGGCACCCGAGCTCCGGGTCTCGGCCGAGCTACGAATGACTCTGGCCGCGACGAAGGAGCTGCGCGTCGGAGCGGACTGGCGAACCGCGAGGCGTCCGATCGAGACACAGCGGCTCGGGGCGGTTGTCGCCAGAGCCTTGGCGATTGCGGGCATCCGGTACCCCTCTGTCGCCGCGCGTGAGAAGAGGCTCAGCAGAGCCAACGTCGCCATCTCTCGCGCCGGTCTTGGGCCCGGTGACAGCGTCGAGATCATCGGACCTGGAGGCGAGCCGCTCGCGGCTTGGCCGCGACGGCAGAACGCGGACCACCTACCGCCACGCAAACGGCAGGGGCCCGGCGCCGCATCCCCGCGACGCCGGGCCCTCGCTTTCACCTCCTCACGTCAAACACCGACCACACGCCTCACGGCTCGCCCGGCAGCGGGCCGTAGCCCTTCGGCGGCTTGCGGTGGTTGGTCGCGTTCTCGTACGCGTCGGCGATCGCGACGAGCTGGGCTTCCTGGCCGGGGCCGCCCCAGAAGGACATGCCGAACGGCAGGCCGGGCTCGGGGAGGATCGTGGGCTCGGTCGGCATGACCGTCATGACGGCGTTCGAGTTGTTTGGATTGACGACCCAGTAGGGATCGTACGCGACGCGGCTGAAGCCCATCGGCACGACGACCTCGGGGATGCCGGCATCGGCGCTCAGCGGGAAGCGCGTCGAGGGCCGCAGCCCGGGGCCGCTCGGCATGCCGGGGCCGAGGATCTTGCCCGGCGGCAGCGTGCTGAGCGGGTTGATGAACGCGTCGATCCCGTTGTCGCCCATCACCTTGGCGATCACCTGACGCATGACCTCGCGGATCATGATGCGCTCGGTGAGACCCGGCGAGTCGAGCGTCGTCTCCTGCGCGAGCAGCTGCCAGTCCTCGTACTCCGAGCTGATCCAGTTGGGATCGTGGCTCAGCGGATCGTCGGGGTCGAGCAGCTTGTCGGTCTGGAAGTTGGAGTTGTCGGCGAGCGCCTGGATGTCGGTGATGATCGGGTCGCCACGCTGACGCAGGTAGATGTTGAGCGAGTGCTTGCCCTCACCGGGCGTGCCGGGGAAGCTCTGCAGCCGGCGCAGGTTCAGGTGTCCGGCCGCCACCGACGCGGGGAGCATGAGGTCGCCGAAGAAGAGATCGACGCTCGTCTTGATGCGATCGCTCGAGTAGTTGTACAGCGACGGGAACAGCGGGTTGCCGTTCGAGTCCGTCTTGAAGATGTAGCTCGCCATGTAATACGGCAGGATCTGGGCGATCGCGTCGTTGAAGTCGGTCTCCATGTTCGGGATCGTCGGGTCGTCGCCCATGCGCGCGATGTACTCCGGGTCGACCGACTCGACGAGCTCGGCGCCGAGGTCGCGCAGCACCTTGAGCTCGGCGTTGAACTTGATGACGCGATCCTCGTCGTTCGGCGTCCACGGCACCATGTGCTCGCGCACGATGCCGATCCGCAGCCCCTTGAGCGGCTTCTTGTCGCCGGTCTTGCCGACGAGCTTGGTGAACGATTCCGGCTTCGGGTTGAAGTAGTCGACCGGGCTCTCGGTGCTGAGCGGGTCGTAGCCGACGATCGCGTCCGCGACGCGTGCGACGTCGTCGACGCTGCGGCAGATGACCGCGATGCGGTCGCGGATGCGCGACACCGGGCTCAAGCCAAATTTACTATAGAAGCCCTGCGAGCCCATCAGCACCACGGCGCCGTTGACGTTCGCCGGGTTGCGGCACGAGCCGCCGGTCTCCTCGCAGAACGAGCACACGACGAGGTTCGCGCCGACCGACGAGCCGGAGCCGCCGCTCGAGCTGCCCGGCGTGCGCGTCGTGTCGTACGGGTTGCAGAGCGGCCCGGCGACGGTCGAGCCGTTGTGCCCGACGATGGGATTCGAGAGGCCGCTCGGGCTGCCGAGGCCGGCGTTGTACTCGTTGAGGTTCGCCTGCGCGAGCAGGATCGCGCCCTTCTCGCGCACGCGCTGGATGACGGTCGCGTCGTACTCCGCGCGGTCGTGGTAGTACTTGGCGTCGCCGCCGCTCGTCGAGCGGATCTGCGACGAGTCGATCGTGTCCTTCGCCGAGAACGGGATGCAGTAGAGCGGCAGCTCCTTGAGCGGCGGGCGGCGGCCGTAGCGCGCGTCGAGCGCCGCGGCCTCCTCGAGCGCGTCGGGGATCGAGCGCGACTTGTTGCACACCGTCGGGCAACCCGCCGGCAGCGGCGCGGTGCCGGCGACGTCGCACGCGCCGGGGCACGTTCCCGAGCGCTGGCCGCGCACGTTGACCGCGATCAGCGCTCCGAGCTGACCGTCGTTGGTCAGCGAGAAGTTGCCGTAGACCGTCTTGCGCGTCGGATCCGAGCGCAGCGCGCCCCAGTAGCCGTCGAACGAAGGACCGGTGTAGCCGGGAACGAGCGTCCGCGGGTCGGGACCCGGCACCGCGCACGGTCCGTTGAAGGCCTCGATCCGCTTCAAGTACGCCTCGATGATCCCTTTGCAGGTGATCTTCCCGTTCTGGATCGCCTTGTGCAGGCTCGCGATCGACGCCTCGTGGATGATGTTCGCTCGCGCGAGCGTCGGCGTCAGCGCGAGCGTCGTCAGCGCGACCAGCGCGACGAGCGCTGCGCGCCGGCGCACGCCGCGCGCTCGGCTTATGCTTGACGCTGCCATGATGTGGCTCTCCTCCTTTTCTCCCTCCTGTGACGACCTCACGGGGCGACCCGTGCGAGGTCCGGGTTTCGGTGGCGGTCGATCGCGGTCACGCGCAGGGTGAACACGACTGGCTCGCCAGGGGGCACGAGGCCCGTTGGATGCTCGGTCGGCTCGGGATCCGGCGGGACCCAGAGCTCGACCGTCGCGCCGCCGGGAACCAGCGGCAGCACCTCGCGCCACGCACGCGGCGTGCGCGCGAGACGAACGATGGTCGGTGCGAAGCGGTCGCGCGACGTGTCGAAGACGGCGCCGTCGAGAAGCCGCCCCTCGTACTCG
Coding sequences:
- a CDS encoding sigma-70 family RNA polymerase sigma factor, whose product is MTLPSDQQDAAATFDPLRPMLVRVAYRMLGSVADAEDVVQEAFLRWLDTDRAAVREPEAFLRRVVTRLCLDVLKSARHRRETYVGPWLPEPIVQDVDPAGQGEVEDVTLPLLLALERLSPLERAAFLLHDVFGVGFEEIAETIGRDPAACRQLASRARAHVRAARPRFAVSRERGLEIAQAFFAASRSGDMERLRTLLAADVTAQADGGGRIPASTHTFVGRDEVLRLHETLAALFAAQPSRLVRYGLINGLPGFVSIEQGDVLQTTALQVEDGKIVAIYVVRNPDKLRHLGGDGHVVH
- a CDS encoding amidase family protein is translated as MRRRAALVALVALTTLALTPTLARANIIHEASIASLHKAIQNGKITCKGIIEAYLKRIEAFNGPCAVPGPDPRTLVPGYTGPSFDGYWGALRSDPTRKTVYGNFSLTNDGQLGALIAVNVRGQRSGTCPGACDVAGTAPLPAGCPTVCNKSRSIPDALEEAAALDARYGRRPPLKELPLYCIPFSAKDTIDSSQIRSTSGGDAKYYHDRAEYDATVIQRVREKGAILLAQANLNEYNAGLGSPSGLSNPIVGHNGSTVAGPLCNPYDTTRTPGSSSGGSGSSVGANLVVCSFCEETGGSCRNPANVNGAVVLMGSQGFYSKFGLSPVSRIRDRIAVICRSVDDVARVADAIVGYDPLSTESPVDYFNPKPESFTKLVGKTGDKKPLKGLRIGIVREHMVPWTPNDEDRVIKFNAELKVLRDLGAELVESVDPEYIARMGDDPTIPNMETDFNDAIAQILPYYMASYIFKTDSNGNPLFPSLYNYSSDRIKTSVDLFFGDLMLPASVAAGHLNLRRLQSFPGTPGEGKHSLNIYLRQRGDPIITDIQALADNSNFQTDKLLDPDDPLSHDPNWISSEYEDWQLLAQETTLDSPGLTERIMIREVMRQVIAKVMGDNGIDAFINPLSTLPPGKILGPGMPSGPGLRPSTRFPLSADAGIPEVVVPMGFSRVAYDPYWVVNPNNSNAVMTVMPTEPTILPEPGLPFGMSFWGGPGQEAQLVAIADAYENATNHRKPPKGYGPLPGEP
- a CDS encoding methyltransferase domain-containing protein; the protein is MTFQVGWRDRFEPPPPEDDRTSDAFRATLDDALETRLFGELVYRAVRHLGARHVLDVGCGVGTPTLEAARAGAARVVGVDLIRENVARAHANILRSRLDGRVSAHHASWRDVVSGRFAIGDVDLVVSNPPYVPGGRGSAVDGGPRGTSILDAIVDGVPGSVRGLALLFGSLSDPLQVIARLQARGFALRELLLEPVPFGRYTSEPATLATLLRLRREGHAWFSDAAPAGGGAPHQYLTMGVVAQREAEPSSSRASAWRARVAALLDTYQRTGRVALDAGAGVRGFERTGRSVGFRRSRSANGRTSACQPQQRTEHWRRDRRRRRGDLEST
- a CDS encoding iron-containing redox enzyme family protein; this translates as MSIEHRSAVTETAERVRALISTPDLDVRARRDSCIAGALQSDLAHESERAWSVPDDVADDRTERARACVQRALYELNRLELYWFDDPGRYVNENSVTLARLHEALETPWQRWLLQRVPSDAVADDDPPEAIRTRAERDATPSDTADQRFFAEEIDLGGYRRLLEIASVNGLVEASQLSRALGGAPSPVQSTLTRIFLEEYGNGLPKKKHSTFFARMLEDQGMDATPEAYLDSVPWQVLGAINHAFTLAERKQLYLRFCGAFTFTEVSTPASFQGYARAAARLGLSDGHDDYWALHIREDRRHGAWMVEQVVQPLCERFPERRHELLLGYEQQRLVEGLAGAATARECRAATRAGAPS
- a CDS encoding flavodoxin family protein; the encoded protein is MSFTEVAGLARDARVRVAVVYHSGFGHTARQATAVAAGVEQVAGARALLLTVEEAVTRWDDLEAADAIVFGAPTYMGGPSAAFQAFAEATSRPVLARGMRWRDKVAAGFTNSGSSAGDKLATLVQIALFAAQHGMHWVSLGVAPTGRASTATDDEVNRLGFWLGAAAQSNIDQGPDAAPPEADLETARVLGRRVAEVALQLARGRESERRAVA